The DNA region GCCGCCGCGGGAGAAGATCGGGCGCCGCCGCGCGCTGCAGCTGCTGGCCGGCGCCTGGCTGGCGGCGCTGGGCTTCTCCTTGCCCTGGGAGCTGCTCCGTGCTACCTGGGAGTCCCCGGCGGCGCAGAGCTTCAACGGCTACCTGTACCGGACGTCCCCGGACCCCGCGCAACTGGGAGCGGCCTACAGCGTGGGGTTGGTGGTGGCCTGCTACCTGCTGCCCTTCCTGCTCATGTGCTTCTGCCACTACCACGTCTGCAGGACCGTGCGCCTGTCGGACTTGCACGTGCGGCCCCTGACCACCTACGCGCGCGTGCTGCGCTTCTTCAGCGGCGTGCGCACGGCCACCGCAGTGCTCATCATGCTTGTCTTCGTCATCTGCTGCTGGGGGCCCTACTGCTTCCTGGTGCTGCTGACCGCGGCCCGGCAGGCCCAAGCCACGCAGGCTCCCTCGCTCCTCAACGTGGTGGCCGTCTGGCTGACCTGGGCCAGTGGGGTCATCAACCCTGTCATCTATGCCATTCGCAACCCAAACATTTCGATGCTCCTAGGGCGCAACCGGGAAGAGGGCTACCGGACTAGGAACATGGACGTTTTCCTGCCAACCAGGGCCCGGCTCTGCCGGCTAGAAGCCGCAATCCCCTTCGAAACCGCTATAGCAACGGCCTGGGGGCCTGCAGCAAGATGTCCTCTTCCAACCCGACCAGCGTGGTGGGAGCGGACGTGGCCACGTGGGCTCGCAAAAATCCAGTTGTGCTTTTCTGCCCGGAGGGGCCACCAGATCCTGTGTGTGACAGCAGCAGCTAAACAGCCTAAATCTGAAGCCGGGGATACCAGCCTCTAAGAAGGGTTGGGATGCACAGCTTGTGAAGGCAAATCTTCACCCGCTTCGATGAACAATACAGGATTCCGGGGAGAATCGTGTGTTTCATAAagccaaacatttagaaaagagacaGAGGGGGAGGCTTACCACTTCCCCCAAACAACATACAAGACAATGTCCTTTCCTTCAGAAGTGCTGAAAGGAATGTAAAGTGCAAAAATTAAAACGATGTTTAACCACACAACCAAGCATTGTGAACTGTAAGTgccaaaaatgacaaaaataaaattcacaattaCTGAAAAGCTCATATTA from Eschrichtius robustus isolate mEscRob2 chromosome 1, mEscRob2.pri, whole genome shotgun sequence includes:
- the GPR135 gene encoding LOW QUALITY PROTEIN: G-protein coupled receptor 135 (The sequence of the model RefSeq protein was modified relative to this genomic sequence to represent the inferred CDS: inserted 1 base in 1 codon; deleted 1 base in 1 codon), translated to MEKQPPPPVRPPVNTALSGSPHPGAPSAAGTPGGTSSAATAAAVLSFSTASAAALGNQRGGSGGDSTGASAGGGRGAAGRPPPGPAAAPLLSQGTAVASQALVLLLIFLLSSLGNCAVMGVIVKHRQLRTVTNAFILSLSLSDLLTALLCLPAAFLDLFTPPEGPAPAAAPGPWRGFCAASRFFSSCFGIVSTLSVALISLDRYCAIVRPPREKIGRRRALQLLAGAWLAALGFSLPWELLRATWESPAAQSFNGYLYRTSPDPAQLGAAYSVGLVVACYLLPFLLMCFCHYHVCRTVRLSDLHVRPLTTYARVLRFFSGVRTATAVLIMLVFVICCWGPYCFLVLLTAARQAQATQAPSLLNVVAVWLTWASGVINPVIYAIRNPNISMLLGRNREEGYRTRNMDVFLPXQGPALPARSRNPLRNRYSNGLGACSKMSSSNPTSVVGADVATWARKNPVVLFCPEGPPDPCVTAAAKQPKSEAGDTSL